The nucleotide window AAACCAAAAAAGGAGATTTTTTCTTGTTTTTCTCCTTTTTCCTTTATTTTTTACAAAACAGACTTGTTTTTAAGGCTTCAGGATCTTCTGAAGCCGCGAAGGCCAAAGTGATAATCTGGGCCAAAAGCGGCTCAATTTTCTCTGCGTGGCCTTGATGATCTTCAAACTGAACCTGTTCGATCAATTCTGCGCTGAGGACCGCCAGCCGCTTTATCGCCTTATAACGTTCCATGATTTTGTTCCTTTTCATTTTGTTTCAGGATCATCGCGACAGCTTGGGCAAAAGCTCCCTCCTCACAGCTGCCGACAAGATGATCCACCTGCGTTTTAACCGCCTCCACAGCGTTATTGGGCGCAAACGACAAGCCGGCTTCCGCCAACATCTCCCGATCATTGTTGCCGTCCCCGATCGCCGCCAGTTCCTTAAGCGGGATGTCGCGTTTTTCGCACAGCAGCTTCAAAGTCAGCGCTTTATGTACGCCCTGCGGTGTAATATCCAGAAAACCCGGGCCGGAACGAGTCAGCGTCACATCACGGAGCGTTCTGCGCGCCGCCGCTTCAATTTCATCTAATTGATCAGGATCTCCCGTCAATCCTGCCATGCATGCGGGTTTTTGGATATATGAAAAGAAATCCGAGCCGACCACAAGGAAATCTATGCCGACAATCGTGCGGTCACTGTCAAGCGAAGCATCATAGCCGTCGGCCACCATCAGATCTTCCTGCTGAACCGCCAGGGTTACCCCGGAATGGGCATCGGAAAACTGTTTCAGCATTTGAATCTGTTCAGCGCTTAAACTATGCAGCACCGTCCGGATACCGCTAAAACAGTCAATCAGTTCCGCGCCGGCCGAAGCAATGATCATGCCGCCTTTTTCCTTCATCTGCAGCTGAGCTTCCAATTTCCGAACCCCGGCATAAATTCGCGCTGTGGCCAGCACGAGTTCAACCCCCTGCTCTCGCAGCTGATCGGCCGCAGCCAGGTTCACCGCAGGAATGGAATAAGTTTGATGAGAAAATAATGTGTTGTCAATATCAGACGCTAAAATTCGGATCATATCCTTCGCTCCTTGCCGCCCCTCTGCTTTCCTGCTTTTTAAGACTGCAGAAACCGAAGGGTGTAAATTTTCTATGTTTTTACTATATCACAAATTGCTAAGCACGCGAAGTCCCCAACGATAAAGAGGAATGACCGCAGATGATTTTATTCTGCCCCATTCCTCCTTGTTTTCATTAAACCTTCAAATACGAAATCAATCTACAATCTCACCATTGACCAAGACATGCCGGATCGTTGTAAAAATTGTCAGCGGATCACCGTCCGTCATGACGATGTCGGCATCCTTTCCGACTTCTAATGAACCAACCCGATCCTCAATGCCTAAATGCTTTGCCGGATTAATCGTAATCGCCTTGAGCGCTTCCTCGTGATCCATCCCGGATTTGACCGCCAACCCGGCCGACATGGCCAGATATTTTAACGGAACGATCGGTGCATCGGTGACGATCGAAACCTGCAGTCCCGCCTTGCTTAATACCCCCGGGGTGGTAAAGGTCATGTTGCGGATTTCAAACTTACTGTTGGCATGCAGATTCGGTCCGACTGCCAGCGGAACGTTGGCCGCCTGCAGCTGCGGAATAATAAACTGCCCTTCGGTCACATGTTCCAGCGTCAGTTTGAGATCAAATTCCTTGGCGATCCGAATCGCCGTGCAGATATCATCGGCACGATGAGCATGCGCCTTTAACGGCAGCTGCTTGCGGACAACCGGCAGCATCGCATTCAGCTTCATATCGAAAGCCGGCCGCTTCGCCGGATCCTGCTGAGCCTCGCTGAGCTTCATTGAATATTCGTTTGCC belongs to Holdemania massiliensis and includes:
- a CDS encoding HAD-IIB family hydrolase, with the protein product MIRILASDIDNTLFSHQTYSIPAVNLAAADQLREQGVELVLATARIYAGVRKLEAQLQMKEKGGMIIASAGAELIDCFSGIRTVLHSLSAEQIQMLKQFSDAHSGVTLAVQQEDLMVADGYDASLDSDRTIVGIDFLVVGSDFFSYIQKPACMAGLTGDPDQLDEIEAAARRTLRDVTLTRSGPGFLDITPQGVHKALTLKLLCEKRDIPLKELAAIGDGNNDREMLAEAGLSFAPNNAVEAVKTQVDHLVGSCEEGAFAQAVAMILKQNEKEQNHGTL
- a CDS encoding amidohydrolase, producing MRLIQNGKLHTMADQGTIMADILIDNGKIAAIGEHLEVPSECEVMDASGLDIYPGFIDCHCHIGLYEDGIGFEGNDTNESTDPITPQLRGIDAINPFDPSFKEAVCAGVTTIGTGPGSANVVGGTFAAVKTVGTCVDEMIVKEAVAMKCAFGENPKRCYQGKNNNTRMATAAKLRELLFKANEYSMKLSEAQQDPAKRPAFDMKLNAMLPVVRKQLPLKAHAHRADDICTAIRIAKEFDLKLTLEHVTEGQFIIPQLQAANVPLAVGPNLHANSKFEIRNMTFTTPGVLSKAGLQVSIVTDAPIVPLKYLAMSAGLAVKSGMDHEEALKAITINPAKHLGIEDRVGSLEVGKDADIVMTDGDPLTIFTTIRHVLVNGEIVD